The genomic DNA TCGTCTACCTGATCAGCGCCGTGATCTCGGGCGCCGTCATCGCCGGCATCCTGTCCTGGGTGCTGGCGCGAGGCATCGCCGCCACCGGAGCCCTCGACAGATTCGGTTCCGGGCGCGAGGCGCGCGTCCGGGTCTGATGAGCGCGAGTACCACCGGCCCCGCCGCCGTCGAGGCGCGCGGCTGGGGCTGGCGGCACGCGAGCCGTCTCGCCTGGGCGCTGGAGGAGATCTCCTTCCGCATCGACCCGGGGGAGCGGGTGCTCGTGCTCGGAGCATCGGGGTCGGGGAAATCGACCCTGATGCACGGACTCGCCGGCGTCCTCGGCGGCGACGAAGAGGGCGAGAGCACCGGTGAACTGCTCGTCGACGGGGCGCCGGCGTCGGCCACGAGAGGCCGCAGCGGCCTGGTGCTGCAAGACCCGGATTCGCAGGTCATCCTCGCGCGGGTGGGCGACGATGTCGCCTTCGGATGCGAGAACCTCGGTGTGCCGCGGCCGGAGATCTGGTCGCGCGTCGGCGCCGCACTGGACGCGGTCGGCCTCGACGTGCCCCTCGACCGGCAGACGAAGGCGCTCTCCGGCGGGCAGAAGCAACGCCTCGCGCTCGCCGGCATCCTCGCGATGCAACCGGGGCTCGTGCTTCTCGATGAGCCGACGGCGAACCTCGATCCGCAGGGCGTCATCGAGGTGCGCGACGCGGTCGAGCGGATGCTGCAGGCGCAGCCGGCCACGCTGATCGTCGTCGAGCATCGCCTCGACGTCTGGCTGCCGCTGATCACCCGGGTCATCGTGATCGGCCAGGGAGGCGTCGTGGCTGACGGCTCGCCGGACCGCGTGCTCGGCGTCGAGGGCGCTCGGCTCGCAGCCGACGGCGTCTGGGTGCCAGGATTCGCCCCCGTACCGCCGCCGCCCCCGCGCCGCGGACCTGGGGAACCGCTGCTATCGGCCCGAGACCTTGCGGTCGCACGGGTGAAGGGCAGACCGGTCGCCTCGGGCATCGACCTCGACGTGCGCGCCGGGGAGGTGCTGGCCATCACCGGGCCGAACGGTGCCGGAAAGTCGACGCTCGGGCTCACGCTCGCTGGACTCCTGCCGCCGGCCGCCGGCCGGCTCACGGCATCCGTCGCCCTGGCCTCCGACATCGGCGAGGAACCCATCCACTGGGCATCGCGCGACCTGCTGACGCGTATCGGCATGGTCTTCCAGGAGCCTGAGCATCAGCTGCTCGCCAAGACCGTACGCGACGAGCTCGCCGTCGGACCGCGCGCGCTCGGCATGGCGGAGGACGAGATCGCGGAACGCAGCGACGAACTGCTCACGCGGCTGCGGCTCGACCGCCTCGCGCTGGCAAATCCGTACACGCTCTCCGGCGGGGAGAAGCGACGGCTGACGGTCGCGGCGGCTTTGGCGACCCGACCGCGCGTGCTCGTCCTCGACGAGCCCACCTTCGGGCAGGATGCCCGCACCTGGGCGGAACTCGTCGCCATGCTCGCCGCCCTTCGCGACGACGGGACGGCGATCGTGACGATCACCCATGACGTCGATGTCGCGAGGGCGCTGCACGCCGAGCGCTTCGAACTGGGCGGTGCGGGATGACGGTCCTCGACTCGCATGCGCGCACGGGTGGGCTCGCGCAGATCAACCCGGTCGCCAAACTCGGCGTGAGCGCACTGATCGCGATCCCGCTGATCCTCACGCTCGATCCCGTATCGGCATCGACGGCCCTCGTCCTGGAGTGCGTGCTGTTCCTCTTCACGGGGATCGGCTGGCGCGAGTTCTGGGTGCGCACCTGGCCGGTGTGGCTCGCGGCTCCGCTCACCGGGCTCACGATCGTCCTCTACGGCGAGACGAGCGGCACGGTCTACGTCGACTGGTTCGTGCTGCGCATCAGTGACGGCTCCCTCGCCTTGGCGCTGGCGACGATGCTGCGGGTGCTCGCGATCGCTCTGCCGTCGGTCGTGTTGTTCATCACGGTCGATCCGACCGACCTCGCCGATGGGCTGGCGCAGATCGTCCGCCTGCCCGCGCGTTTCGTGCTCGGCGCACTGGCGGGGCTGCGTATGGTCGGGCTCTTCATCGACGATTGGCGTGCGCTCGAGCTCGCCCGCCGGGCGCGCGGCGTCGCCGACCGAGGCAGGATCCGCCGCTTCTTCGGCATGGCGTTCGCGCTCCTGGTGCTGTCGATCCGCCGGGGAGCGAAACTCGCGACGGCGATGGAAGCGCGCGGATTCGGCGCACCGGTGGCCCGCACGTGGGCGCGCGAATCGCGCTTCGGCTGGCGGGAATGGATGCTGCTGGCAGTCGGTGCCGCGATCTCCGCGCTCGCGATCGCCGCGGCCGTCGTCACCGGCGCCTGGAACTTCATCCTCGGGCCGAGCTGACGCGAGCCACATCGGCTCCGATTCGGGAACATGTTCCCGAATCGCTCTGAGGGACCTGCGTCAGATCGTCAGATCCACTGGTGCAGCACCAGAACGCCGATGAGGATGCACGTCAGTGCGAGTCCGACCCAGCCGAGCACGACTCCCGCGTCGGCGAGTCGGCGCCCGCCCTGGCGGCGCGCGGTGATCTGGCGACGAGAGGCATATCCGGCCGCGATTGCGACCAGCGGACCGAGAACGGGCACGAGGAAGACGACCCCGGCGAGGCCGCTGATCAACGCCACGATGGCGAGTGTGTTCGTCTGAGCCGGCACGACCGTCTGCGAAGCGATATGGGTCGAGCGAGCCGGTTGCGGCCGGGGCGCACGTTCTTCGCCCCGGCGGCGGGCGGTATCTGCCCCCATGCGCGGGCCGGTCATCGTTCGAGCACGGGGCGCGGCTGCGCGCCGTGCAGGGAGGACGCGGCGAGCGTCGGATTGGTTGCCGGTGCCGTTCTCCTCGCGGATCGCCAGGCGGCTCCGACCCCCACGGCGAGCAGCAGTGCGAGGCCGGAGGCGAGTGGCGTCATCCCGTCACCGGAGTGCCACAGCGCAAGGCTGAGGATGCCTCCCGTCAGCCAGATGGCCGCTGCACCGCCCGCGAGCCCGGCTGCGTCGAATGCGATCGCCACGCTTAGCGCCACCGCACCGAGGACAGCCGTCCAGACTCCGATCTGGCCGATCGCGGTGAGCAGTTCGGATACGACGGGGGCGATGGGAAGGGGTGCCATGGTTCTCGGATTCTCGGGGTGTAGTAGACGGTTCTCCATATGAGGAGAGTCCGCCACGGCGATTCCATTACGCGGAACTCCGACGCCATCGGGCACCGGAGATGGAGTGTCGCGTAATGGAATCGGCAGCCGGCCATCTCTATAGATGGGTGACGGTTGCCCCTGCAGCCGCGCCCGTGGTGAGTGATCTGGGGTCGCTCACTCTCCTCGCCGACGCTCCCACGCCGGGGAGGATCCGGGTCTCGGCCCGGCAGGGGAGGACGGGTGGCTACCTCCTCCCCTGTTCCTGATCCATGCGTGGGCTCATCCACGCATGGCGAGACCGTCGACAGAGCCAGAGCGAGGAAGGCGAGAACATGGTGAACCAGATCGTGATCCATGTGCATGCGCTGGAGCGCTTTCGCCGCCGCAACGGAAAATCGGTGACTCAGGTCCTCGGCGAGGTGGGGATGACCGCCGCGGATCTGAACGCAGGCGTCCGTGGCGGAGGCTTCACGCTGGCTGATCTGGCACGCCTCGCCGAGGCACTCGACACCACTCCGCGCGACCTCGCAACCGCCAGCACCGTGCTCACGGCGGCGGAGAACCTTCGGCAGGCGCCCTGAGAGCCGCGAGGCTAGTGGAACGGTCCCCGAGACGACACCCCGCCGTCGATGACGATCTGCTGTCCGGTCATGTAGCGGGATTCCGATGAGCAGAGGTAGGCCACGGCCGCTGCCACCTCATCGGGGGTTCCGGTGCGACCCATCGGTATCTCATCGATCCAATCGGCGGTGTCGCTGTTCGCCACGGGTGTGCTGATCGCGCCGCCGGCGACGACGTTCATCCGGATGCCGTCGGCCGAGTACTCGGCACCCACGGTTCGCGCCAGGCTGGCGAGTCCGGCCTTCATCACTCCGTAGGCGCCTTGACCCGGCGCGCCCATGAAGCCGGTGACCGACCCGACGCTGACGATCACCCCGTGTTTCTGAGCAAGGAAGTGCGGCAGGACGAGTCGGATGAGGCGGGCGACGTAGCGCAGGTTGATCTCGTACATCGTGTCCCAGTCCTCGTCGCGCATCTCGTGCAGGCGCGCTGATGGCACGAAAGCGACCTGTCCGCCGACGACGGTGACCACGGCGTCGATTCCTCCGAAGGCCGCGACGGTCTCGGCGACGAGCTGGGTCAACTGTGCTGCGTCGCGGACGTCGACGGGAAAGCCTGCAGCCGTGCCCCCGGCCGCGGCGACTTCCGCAGCCGCGTCCGATACGCGCGTGGAGTCGATGTCGGCGATCGCCAGGCGCGCGCCGAGACTCGCGAGATGCCTCGTGATCGCAGACCCGATACCGCCACCGCCTCCGCCGACGATGAGGATGCGCATACCGGCGAGGGATCTGGACGGCGGGGTCATCGCGTCATTCTAAGCGTCTCGCTCCTCAGGTTCGGAGCCCGAGGGGCGGCTCAGGTCGCATTCCACAGGTCGCGGTAGTACGCGAGTCGTTCGCGGTCGGGTTCGACGCCGTAGGCCTCGATGAGCGCGTCTTCCCATCCGGGGCCGCAGTTCCACTCGGTGCTCATCGAGGCGACCGCGATGTCGGCCCAGCGGTCGGCGGTGCCGAGGGCCGCGAGGTCGACGTGCGCGGTCCAGCGGCCGTCGGCGGCGAGCAGGGTGTTCGGCATGCACGCGTCCCCGTGGGCGACGACCAGTCGATCGATCTCCGGCGCATCGCGGAAGGCATCGGCAATCTCGATACCGCGCCGCTCGGCGTTCGCGATTCGAGTCGGCACGCTCCATTCCCATGGGCAGTCCGCCACGGGCAGCGCGTCGTGCATCGCGCGCAGCGCCTCGCCGACCGCGCGCACGGCGGTTCCGGGATCCTCAGCCCACCTCGGCTCGACGGCGCTGTGGCCGTCGAGCGCGATCGTGACGAGCCACTCGTGCTCGGCATCCTGCCCTTGCTCGAGCACCTCCGGAACCGTGATCCAACGCCGCGCCCACCGCATCCGCTCGGCTTCATCGTGCATGTTCGCTTCGGGATCCGACGGTCCCCACTTGATGAACCGGCCGTCGTCGGTGCGGAAGGTCAGGCCGCCGATGCCGTTCCGCCACACCGGAGTGAGCGCAGCACCGCGCGCCAGAACAGCGACCTGCACGGGGATCGCAACAGGTTCGGCGGGGATCGACATCCCTCCATCCTGCCGTTCCCGCCTCGGGTCACGGCCGGATACGGTTCACAACTCAGGAGAATCGGCACGGGTCGAAGGCTGGGACGCCGGAAAGTCGGGGCTGAACGTCGAGATCCGCGCCAAGAGCCGAAGAGCTTCCTGAGTTGTGAACCGCGAACGCCCGCGCTCGCGCCGGCAGCACGTTCCGCTGCGTCGTCGGCAGTGGCGGTGTCGTAGGCTCGTTTCCGACGCAGATCCATGCTCTCAGCCCACACTCTTCGCGGGGTGGCAACAAGATCTCGTGGTGACACCAAGAACCACGTAAGCTGAGACTCAGTCGCACAACGACGTTCGAAGGAGAACACAATGCAGATCACCGGACAGGGTGCGCTGGTCACCGGCGGAGCCTCAGGGCTCGGCCTCGCGACAGCCCGACGGCTCGCCGCCGCCGGCGCCCACGTCACGATCGTCGACCTCGCCTCCTCCCATGGGGCCGAGCTCGCCGCCGAGATCGGTGGAGCATTCGCCCCGGCCGACGTCACCAGCGTCGAAGAGGTGCAAGCCGCCGTCGCCACGGCGCAGGCAGCGGCCCCGCTGCGCATCGTCGTCAACTGCGCCGGAATCGCGCCGCCGGCGAAGGTGCTCGATCGCGAAGGCAACCCTGCCGTCCTCGGAGATTTCGAGCGCATCATCCGCATCAACCTGATCGGCACGTTCAACGTCATCTCGCAGGCATCCGCCGTCATCGCGAAGAACGAACTCATCGACGGCGACCGCGGAGTGATCGTGAGCACCGCATCCGTCGCCGCATTCGACGGCCAGATCGGCCAGCCGGCGTACTCGGCGTCGAAGGGCGGCGTGCACGCGATGACGCTGCCGATCGCCCGCGAACTCGCTCGCTACGGCATCCGCGTCTGCACCATCGCGCCAGGCATCATGGAGACCCCGATGCTGATGGGTCTGCCGCAGGCGGCCCAGGACTCTCTCGGCCAGCAGGTGCCGCATCCGTCCCGTCTCGGCCGGCCCGATGAGTACGCGGCGCTCGTGCAGCACATCGTCGAGAACAGCTACCTCAACGGTGAGACGATCCGCCTCGACGGCGCGATCCGCATGGCACCGAAGTAATCCGCTCCCGTCGCAGAAGAGCACGGAAAGATCCACCGATACCGGGCTCCTCTGCGACGGGAACGACCGGTTGGACGAAGGAGAGACATGAGCACACTGGCTGGAAAGACGATTCTGATGTCCGGCGGCAGCCGCGGGATCGGGTTGGCGATCGCACTGCGCGCAGCGCGTGACGGCGCGAACATCGCCATGCTCGCGAAGACCGACACTCCGCACCCGAAGCTCGAGGGCACGGTCCACTCCGCCGCAGAGCAGATCCGCGCGGCCGGCGGCAACGCGCTGCCGATCGTCGGCGACGTGCGCGATGACGATGACATCACCGAGGCCGTGCTGAAGACGCAGGGCGAGTTCGGCGGCATCGACATCGTCATCAACAACGCCAGTGTCATCGACCTGTCGCGCTCGCTGGAACTCGGCGCGAAGAAGTACGACCTGATGCAGGACGTCAACGTCCGTGGCACGTTCATGCTCTCGCGCGCCGCGGTGCCGATCCTCAAGGATGCTGCGAACCCGCACATCCTCTCGCTGTCACCGCCGCTGAACCCGTCGCCGAAGTGGCTCGGCGCGCACACCGGCTACACGCTCGCGAAGTTCGGCATGACGATGGTGACGCTCGGGCTCGCGGCCGAGTTCGCTCGCGACGGCATCGCCGCGAACACGCTGTGGCCGCGCACCACGATCGCGACCGCGGCGGTGCAGAACCTCCTCGGCGGCGACAAGGTCATGGCGGCGAGCCGCACGGCGGACATCTATGCGGATGCCGCCTACGCGGTGCTCCTCAAGCCCGCGCGCGAGTACACAGGTCAGACCCTGATCGTGGAAGACGTGCTCGAGGCGGACGGCGTGACGGACTTCTCGAAGTACGCGGCGATTCCCGGCACTCCCGACAACGCGCTGTTCCCGGACATCTTCCTCGACTGAGGCGCGGTCGTCCGGGAGTCTTCGCTCAGATCAGCAGGTACACCGCGCCGACGACCGTCAGCGCGATGACGATCCTGTCGAACAACTGCTGGGGGATGCGGCGCGCGATGCGCAGCCCCACAAGGGCGCTGATCACGACGAGTGGAGCGAGCACCAGATCCATCAGCAGCACCTGAGTGTCGATCAGTCCGAGGCCGGCGAGAAACGGCACCTTCACCAGGTTGATGATCGCGAAGAACCACGCCGAGGTGCCGAGGAACACCTGCACCGGTGTGCGCGTCGCGAGGAAGTACATCGCCATCACCGGTCCGCCCGCGTTGGCGACCATCGTGGTGAAGCCGCCGAGGGTGCCGTAGGTGGTGGACAGCAGGACTCCGGATGCCACGGCATCCGCCGTCGACTGCCGATGTCGGCGCCAGAGCGTCACCGCGATCATCAGCAGCAGGATGCCGCCGACCGCCCGCCGCACGATGGCGTCGTCGGCGAACGCGAGGAACGCGAAACCGACCAGGAGGCCGGCGATCACCGCGGGAGCCAGACGGATCAGCGTCGGCCAGTGCGCGTGCCGCCGGTAGGCGATGAGCGCGAACACGTCGCCGACCATGAAGAGCAGCAGCATCGCCGCGGTCGAGGTGTGTGCGGGCAGCACCGCAGTGAACAGCACGACGGCGAGGGTCGAGCCGCCGGGGATCGCCGACTTCGAGATTCCGGTGATGACCGCGGCGAGTCCGAGTGCCGCCCATGCCCACGCGCTGAGTTCGATCACCGATCGAGCTCAGCGATGATGGCGTCGTACCCTCGGGAAGCGGCGAGCTGGCGGGGGAGCACGCCATCGCCGTCAGGGATCGTGATGTCCGCACCGCCGTCGATGAGAGCACGCACCACCTGCACGTAGCGCTCCGAGCCGTCGCCGAGCACGATCGCCTCGTGCAGAGCGGTCCAGTGCAGGTTGTTGATGTGGTTAGGATCGACGCCCGCGTCGAGCAGCATCCGCACGGTGCTGAGCAGGCCGCGCTCCGATGCCGGGATCAGCGCGGTGCCGCCGTACCGGTTGGTGCTCTTCAGATCGGCGCCGTTGTCGAGGGTGAGACGCAGGATCTCGTCGTGACCGCGAGCGCCCGCGTAGAGGTAGGCAGAGTCTTGGATGTCGTCCTTGGCGTTGACGTCGGCGCCGGCCTCGATCAGCGCCCGCGCCGCGTCGACGTGGTTCGCCTTGGTGGCCGCGACTAGCGCCGTCATTCCGCCGTCGCCACGCGCGTCGATGTCGGCACCGGCATCGAGCGCATTGCGAACAGCGCCGGCGTCGCCCTGGGCGGCTGCGGCGAGCAGGTCACGGGTGGCGTGCGACATGGCGGACTCCTCGGTGGATGAACCGGCGGATGCTGTGGGCTCGAGCGCGGTACACGCCGACAGCGCCGGCGCGCTCGCCGCGATCGCTGCCGCGAAGAGCGCCGGTCCTGTGCGCATTCCGCGCGCCCGGGCCCGTGTGATGCTCAGCCCCGGACAGCCGCGAGGGAGGCCGCGAAGCGTGCCGAACGCTGCTCGATATCGGCCCAGTCGGATGCGGCGATCGACGCACCGTTCGCGAGGTCGCCGCCGGCGCCGACCGCGACAACGCCGACCGCGAACCAGGCGGCGAGATTGTCGGGGGTGACCCCACCGGTCGGCATGAGCGGAGCATCCGGGAACGGTCCGCGCAGCGACCCGAGGTAGGAGGGACCGCCGAGCGACGCCGGGAAGATCTTGACGACATCGACGCCCAGTGCGAGCGCCGTCATCACCTCGGTCGGCGTCATGGCGCCGGTCATCACTGCGCGTCCGGTGTCGAGCATCGCGCGGGTGAGGTCGGGGAGGGTGCCCGGGCTGACGAGGAACTCCGCACCGGCCTCTGCGGCCAGGGTCGCCTGCTCGGGAGTGGTGACGGTGCCGGCGCCGATGTAGGCGGATTCGCCGTGTCGAGCGATGAGCTCACGGATCACGGCCGGAGCATCGGGCGTGGAGAAGGTCACCTCGATCCCGGTGACGCCGCCCCGGATGATCGCCTCGGATGCCTCCAGTGCGAGTTCGGGGGTGGAGGCGCGGAGCACGGCGAGGACCCCGGTGCTGCGGGCGCGGTCGAGGCGGTCGGACATGTGTCTCCTTCGGGAACGGACGTCAGCCCATTCTCTCCGCGCTGGCGCCCGATCGCGAGCCGGAGTCAGCGCGAGCGGCCAGGAACCCAGGCCTCGACGATGTCCTTGGCCTCCTTGAGGCCCAGGCCGGTGTGCTCGCGCACCAACTTGATCGCGTGGATCTTCTGATTCCCGGCGATGAGTCTGTCGACATCGGCGACGACGGAAGCGGGAAGCGCGGACCGACCGGAACCGGACGAGTGCGGCGCGGCGTTCGACGAGTAGGCCGTCGGAATCGACGAACGCGTGGGGGAGGTGTTGGAGACGGCGGCGATGTGCGCAGCGGTGGTGCTGA from Microbacterium sp. LWO13-1.2 includes the following:
- a CDS encoding ABC transporter ATP-binding protein, producing MSASTTGPAAVEARGWGWRHASRLAWALEEISFRIDPGERVLVLGASGSGKSTLMHGLAGVLGGDEEGESTGELLVDGAPASATRGRSGLVLQDPDSQVILARVGDDVAFGCENLGVPRPEIWSRVGAALDAVGLDVPLDRQTKALSGGQKQRLALAGILAMQPGLVLLDEPTANLDPQGVIEVRDAVERMLQAQPATLIVVEHRLDVWLPLITRVIVIGQGGVVADGSPDRVLGVEGARLAADGVWVPGFAPVPPPPPRRGPGEPLLSARDLAVARVKGRPVASGIDLDVRAGEVLAITGPNGAGKSTLGLTLAGLLPPAAGRLTASVALASDIGEEPIHWASRDLLTRIGMVFQEPEHQLLAKTVRDELAVGPRALGMAEDEIAERSDELLTRLRLDRLALANPYTLSGGEKRRLTVAAALATRPRVLVLDEPTFGQDARTWAELVAMLAALRDDGTAIVTITHDVDVARALHAERFELGGAG
- a CDS encoding energy-coupling factor transporter transmembrane component T — protein: MTVLDSHARTGGLAQINPVAKLGVSALIAIPLILTLDPVSASTALVLECVLFLFTGIGWREFWVRTWPVWLAAPLTGLTIVLYGETSGTVYVDWFVLRISDGSLALALATMLRVLAIALPSVVLFITVDPTDLADGLAQIVRLPARFVLGALAGLRMVGLFIDDWRALELARRARGVADRGRIRRFFGMAFALLVLSIRRGAKLATAMEARGFGAPVARTWARESRFGWREWMLLAVGAAISALAIAAAVVTGAWNFILGPS
- a CDS encoding DUF4190 domain-containing protein; this encodes MTGPRMGADTARRRGEERAPRPQPARSTHIASQTVVPAQTNTLAIVALISGLAGVVFLVPVLGPLVAIAAGYASRRQITARRQGGRRLADAGVVLGWVGLALTCILIGVLVLHQWI
- a CDS encoding SDR family oxidoreductase produces the protein MTPPSRSLAGMRILIVGGGGGGIGSAITRHLASLGARLAIADIDSTRVSDAAAEVAAAGGTAAGFPVDVRDAAQLTQLVAETVAAFGGIDAVVTVVGGQVAFVPSARLHEMRDEDWDTMYEINLRYVARLIRLVLPHFLAQKHGVIVSVGSVTGFMGAPGQGAYGVMKAGLASLARTVGAEYSADGIRMNVVAGGAISTPVANSDTADWIDEIPMGRTGTPDEVAAAVAYLCSSESRYMTGQQIVIDGGVSSRGPFH
- a CDS encoding aminoglycoside 3'-phosphotransferase, whose translation is MSIPAEPVAIPVQVAVLARGAALTPVWRNGIGGLTFRTDDGRFIKWGPSDPEANMHDEAERMRWARRWITVPEVLEQGQDAEHEWLVTIALDGHSAVEPRWAEDPGTAVRAVGEALRAMHDALPVADCPWEWSVPTRIANAERRGIEIADAFRDAPEIDRLVVAHGDACMPNTLLAADGRWTAHVDLAALGTADRWADIAVASMSTEWNCGPGWEDALIEAYGVEPDRERLAYYRDLWNAT
- a CDS encoding SDR family NAD(P)-dependent oxidoreductase, which encodes MQITGQGALVTGGASGLGLATARRLAAAGAHVTIVDLASSHGAELAAEIGGAFAPADVTSVEEVQAAVATAQAAAPLRIVVNCAGIAPPAKVLDREGNPAVLGDFERIIRINLIGTFNVISQASAVIAKNELIDGDRGVIVSTASVAAFDGQIGQPAYSASKGGVHAMTLPIARELARYGIRVCTIAPGIMETPMLMGLPQAAQDSLGQQVPHPSRLGRPDEYAALVQHIVENSYLNGETIRLDGAIRMAPK
- a CDS encoding NAD(P)-dependent oxidoreductase — its product is MSTLAGKTILMSGGSRGIGLAIALRAARDGANIAMLAKTDTPHPKLEGTVHSAAEQIRAAGGNALPIVGDVRDDDDITEAVLKTQGEFGGIDIVINNASVIDLSRSLELGAKKYDLMQDVNVRGTFMLSRAAVPILKDAANPHILSLSPPLNPSPKWLGAHTGYTLAKFGMTMVTLGLAAEFARDGIAANTLWPRTTIATAAVQNLLGGDKVMAASRTADIYADAAYAVLLKPAREYTGQTLIVEDVLEADGVTDFSKYAAIPGTPDNALFPDIFLD
- a CDS encoding sulfite exporter TauE/SafE family protein; this encodes MIELSAWAWAALGLAAVITGISKSAIPGGSTLAVVLFTAVLPAHTSTAAMLLLFMVGDVFALIAYRRHAHWPTLIRLAPAVIAGLLVGFAFLAFADDAIVRRAVGGILLLMIAVTLWRRHRQSTADAVASGVLLSTTYGTLGGFTTMVANAGGPVMAMYFLATRTPVQVFLGTSAWFFAIINLVKVPFLAGLGLIDTQVLLMDLVLAPLVVISALVGLRIARRIPQQLFDRIVIALTVVGAVYLLI
- a CDS encoding ankyrin repeat domain-containing protein — protein: MRTGPALFAAAIAASAPALSACTALEPTASAGSSTEESAMSHATRDLLAAAAQGDAGAVRNALDAGADIDARGDGGMTALVAATKANHVDAARALIEAGADVNAKDDIQDSAYLYAGARGHDEILRLTLDNGADLKSTNRYGGTALIPASERGLLSTVRMLLDAGVDPNHINNLHWTALHEAIVLGDGSERYVQVVRALIDGGADITIPDGDGVLPRQLAASRGYDAIIAELDR
- a CDS encoding bifunctional 4-hydroxy-2-oxoglutarate aldolase/2-dehydro-3-deoxy-phosphogluconate aldolase, which codes for MSDRLDRARSTGVLAVLRASTPELALEASEAIIRGGVTGIEVTFSTPDAPAVIRELIARHGESAYIGAGTVTTPEQATLAAEAGAEFLVSPGTLPDLTRAMLDTGRAVMTGAMTPTEVMTALALGVDVVKIFPASLGGPSYLGSLRGPFPDAPLMPTGGVTPDNLAAWFAVGVVAVGAGGDLANGASIAASDWADIEQRSARFAASLAAVRG